The following coding sequences are from one Candidatus Melainabacteria bacterium window:
- a CDS encoding cysteine desulfurase → MLASDRYTNMIYLDNSATTQVRPEVIDAMLPYMSRSWGNPSSIHALGRDAKDAVTQAREHVAALLNCDADEIYFSSCGTLSNNCALLGRARFAQANDKGRHLITTRIEHPSVAGPCQYLESQGWKVTYLPVNREGFVSLKDLEAQTTSETSIISIMWANNEIGTVQDIASFARFASERNIFFHTDAVQAAGKIPIDLKSLPISSLSLSGHKFHAPKGVGILYVRKLQNIMPIVFGGGQEMGVVPGTEGLSNIVAIGKAAELAGREMNQNREKLLAISKLFKQHLSQVDGLIFTGASLLTQRLPGHVSFVLPGLEGEAIVMRADLKGLCISSGSACHKGIIEPSSVLKAVGLSDQQAKASIRLSASSFNTLDECTEAIELLAKILNAMKLSSDAGLSGAIA, encoded by the coding sequence ATGCTAGCTTCTGACCGGTACACAAATATGATTTACCTGGACAACAGCGCCACCACTCAAGTGCGACCGGAAGTAATCGATGCGATGCTTCCTTACATGTCGCGTTCGTGGGGAAATCCGTCGTCTATTCACGCACTTGGCAGGGATGCCAAAGACGCCGTGACCCAGGCGCGAGAACATGTCGCTGCGCTGCTCAACTGTGATGCCGATGAAATATACTTCAGTTCTTGCGGCACCTTAAGCAACAATTGCGCGTTGCTGGGTCGAGCCCGCTTCGCTCAAGCGAATGATAAGGGACGGCATCTGATTACGACGCGCATCGAGCATCCGTCGGTAGCTGGACCATGTCAGTATCTGGAAAGTCAGGGCTGGAAGGTTACTTATCTGCCTGTCAATCGAGAAGGATTTGTGTCGCTGAAAGACCTCGAGGCGCAGACGACGAGTGAAACCAGCATCATTTCGATAATGTGGGCAAACAATGAAATAGGCACTGTTCAAGACATTGCATCTTTTGCAAGATTTGCCAGTGAGCGCAATATCTTTTTTCACACAGACGCTGTGCAAGCGGCAGGGAAAATTCCAATCGATCTCAAATCGCTTCCGATCAGTTCTCTTTCCTTGTCTGGACACAAGTTTCATGCGCCTAAGGGTGTAGGAATTCTGTATGTGCGGAAGCTGCAGAACATAATGCCGATTGTTTTTGGCGGTGGCCAGGAGATGGGCGTGGTGCCTGGTACAGAAGGCCTGTCAAACATAGTGGCTATCGGAAAAGCCGCAGAGTTGGCTGGTCGCGAGATGAATCAGAATCGTGAAAAATTGCTCGCTATTTCGAAACTTTTCAAGCAGCATTTGTCTCAAGTCGATGGATTGATTTTCACTGGTGCTTCTCTTTTGACTCAGCGGTTGCCGGGTCATGTAAGCTTTGTTTTACCCGGTCTCGAAGGCGAGGCTATTGTGATGCGGGCTGACTTGAAAGGACTTTGTATTTCAAGCGGTTCCGCCTGTCATAAGGGAATTATCGAGCCGTCGTCGGTTTTGAAAGCGGTGGGATTGTCGGACCAGCAGGCAAAGGCGTCGATACGGCTGTCGGCAAGCTCATTCAACACTCTCGATGAATGTACGGAAGCAATCGAGTTGCTGGCTAAGATTTTGAATGCGATGAAATTGAGCTCTGATGCGGGGCTCTCAGGTGCGATTGCTTGA